In a single window of the Micromonospora inositola genome:
- a CDS encoding MFS transporter, whose amino-acid sequence MLRRALPARPEARRILLGTLLSAIGRGLTLPFLFIYLTDVRGLTDTRAGLVIGWFGAVTLALSPVGGTLIDRFGARRVVLPCLVVEAVGTGSLALVDSTATAFAVATLIAVGGSALWSGQTTILASLTDDGERQRVFGLQFALLNLGIGVGGLISGAVVDIARPVTFQAIYLLDALSYLMPGLILLTLPHVGRRLTAAPTAGDRPSTGGYLTVLRDRPFRRLVIFGLVLTTCGYAQIEVGFTAYSVRVAEVTPRVVAWALAGNTVMIVLSQLLVIRRMEGRSRTGALAAVGAVFATAWLVLGAAGLIGTGNALVAALGVVACAAIFGFGETMLSPVMPALTNALATDDLRGRYNAMSSMIFGVSGIIGPVTAGPLIGAADGRIWVVVVVGGCLTASALALSLRRLLTPAQDGRLTAVPAPVRDPEPAAR is encoded by the coding sequence ATGCTGCGCCGCGCCCTACCCGCCCGCCCGGAAGCCCGCCGGATCCTGCTCGGCACCCTGCTCTCGGCGATCGGGCGCGGCCTGACCCTGCCGTTCCTGTTCATCTACCTCACCGACGTGCGCGGGCTGACCGACACCCGGGCCGGTCTGGTGATCGGCTGGTTCGGCGCGGTCACCCTGGCCCTGTCGCCGGTGGGCGGGACGCTGATCGACCGGTTCGGGGCCCGCCGGGTGGTGCTGCCCTGCCTGGTCGTGGAGGCGGTGGGCACCGGCTCGCTCGCTCTGGTCGACTCGACCGCGACGGCCTTCGCGGTCGCCACGCTGATCGCGGTGGGCGGCTCGGCGCTCTGGTCCGGGCAGACCACCATCCTCGCCTCGCTGACCGACGACGGCGAGCGGCAAAGGGTCTTCGGCCTCCAGTTCGCCCTGCTCAACCTCGGCATCGGGGTGGGTGGCCTGATCTCCGGCGCGGTCGTGGACATCGCCCGGCCGGTCACCTTCCAGGCCATCTACCTGCTGGACGCGCTGAGCTACCTGATGCCGGGGCTGATCCTGCTGACCCTGCCGCACGTCGGCCGCCGGCTCACCGCCGCCCCGACCGCCGGGGACCGGCCGTCGACCGGCGGGTACCTCACGGTGCTGCGGGACCGGCCGTTCCGCCGCCTGGTGATCTTCGGCCTGGTTCTCACCACCTGCGGGTACGCGCAGATCGAGGTGGGCTTCACCGCGTACTCCGTCCGGGTGGCCGAGGTGACGCCGCGGGTGGTGGCCTGGGCCCTCGCCGGCAACACCGTGATGATCGTGCTCTCCCAGCTGCTGGTGATCCGTCGGATGGAGGGGCGGAGCCGGACGGGCGCGCTCGCCGCGGTGGGCGCGGTCTTCGCGACCGCCTGGCTCGTGCTCGGCGCCGCCGGCCTAATCGGCACGGGCAACGCGCTGGTCGCCGCGCTCGGCGTGGTGGCCTGCGCGGCGATCTTCGGCTTCGGCGAGACGATGCTGTCGCCGGTGATGCCCGCGCTGACCAACGCGCTCGCCACCGACGATCTGCGCGGCCGGTACAACGCGATGAGCTCGATGATCTTCGGGGTCAGCGGGATCATCGGCCCGGTCACCGCCGGCCCGCTGATCGGTGCCGCCGACGGGCGGATCTGGGTGGTCGTCGTGGTCGGCGGCTGCCTGACCGCCTCGGCGCTGGCCCTGTCGCTGCGCCGGCTGCTGACCCCGGCCCAGGACGGCCGCCTCACCGCGGTCCCGGCCCCCGTCCGGGACCCGGAACCCGCCGCCCGCTGA